The window TTCAGGGCTCTTAAGGCTGCTGTTAGGAATGGAATGTTCTTGCTTGTTATAGTATGTCTACCCGGACCGAAAACGTCATAGGCTTTTCCATCCCGAAAGAAAATGGCCCATTGGTTTTCCTTGACAACAACTTGGCTTCCGTATTTTAATGAGAGTTTGGGAAATCTGTAGGCTATTTCCTCAGGACCACCAAAATCCCAAGCTACTTTTTCAACGATTGGCATTTTTTTCCTTCCATTCTAAATTTCTAACGGTCTGAATTGTTTTTCTCTTTCATGCCATTTATTCTCAAAGGCAAGTAATAAACCTTTAATTTTCTTTACTTCGGCCGGTACAGTGGTCCAATTCTCAGCTTCAGCTTCGCTGCGGGTCTGATTCACGGCTTCCTTCATGCTTTCGACATCATTGCCCAACGCTTTGTCGTAGTTGAAAACTCGAGCAAGTTCTTCCTCTCGTATGTGCCCTTTTCTATCCATAAGACCAGCGTAACCGTAGTCTGCGTGCCTCACTTTCTCCATGACACGGTCCAGTACTTGGATAACTTTTTTGAAGTCTCTGCTTGAAGCTGTAAGACCTGCATCTAAGGCTGCCAAGTAAACGTCTTCCCATACGTGGCGCATGTCACGGAGATCTTGATAATATAGGTCTCGCAGTTTTCTGTTAAGTTCTCTCAAATCTTCTTTTGTTCCATATCCTAAGGTAAAGAAATTTTGAATTTGGGAAAGAATGCCTTGTTTGTCCTTCACCTTGTCAATCGTTTCCCGTTCTGTCATCAACAACCCTCTTTTATTGTACGATTATTCTGATTTAAATGTTGATGCC of the Candidatus Bathyarchaeota archaeon genome contains:
- a CDS encoding SPFH domain-containing protein translates to MPIVEKVAWDFGGPEEIAYRFPKLSLKYGSQVVVKENQWAIFFRDGKAYDVFGPGRHTITSKNIPFLTAALRAL